In Terriglobales bacterium, a single window of DNA contains:
- a CDS encoding ABC transporter permease has translation MEALWNDLKSGLRMLGKNPGFAAVAILTVGIGIGTTTSVYTWIQAVLVNTLPGTGDPNRVVALESLTPSGEWVPTSYLDFRDIRDNVKSTESMSVTAPMALAVGDDKNVERNWGEAVSGNYFDLLRVKPLIGRFFSREERADEQNAHPIVVISYQLWKNQYRSDPAVLGSTLRINRNQYQIIGVAPRDFVGSMPGLAFDMWVPASMLRQLTPGGEWMLRDRKDRMFRVLARLSPGVSLAQARDEVQNFARYMDHVNADTSDGMSATLLPLWKSHYGISDSLIAPLGILIAACGVVLLIACANVANLLLVRAASRQKELSIRLALGARRSRLARQLLTESLLVASGGAIAGLLLAGWLGDGLRWLVPSASAPNLVRPPMNAGVLLFAVALTLLVSVIAGLAPAIQSAWSESNDMLKEAGRTAMASVRSQRVRGFFVTAEVALAVVALIGAGFFVRSFQLARAIQPGFDPSHVAISEMSLSAAGYDAAQADAFCRRLREALEKQPGAQAVSYGDYIPLSVSAGSWEDLKIKGYVPASGENMKIYRNLIAPGYFDAMKIPLIEGRDFNWQDGPTGKLAPDVGGALMDTGNVMIVSQEFVRRFLPNRNPLGQQVQGWGRWFTIVGIVEDSKIYRLTENPPPYFYVPIQQVYRPEMGLKFFVRSQAPLNDAVAALRREARAIDPAVPVFNAMPLEEYIAGSLFPQRIAASLLGTLSSIALLLAAVGLYSVMAYSVARRTNEIGIRMALGAKHPDVLRLIVGESLGLAVPGLVIGSVLALALARLASTSLVRVSPSSPSIYGAAALFTIIVTLCAAAAPAMRAAQVDPMTALRRE, from the coding sequence ATGGAAGCCTTGTGGAACGACTTGAAGTCCGGCCTGCGAATGTTGGGCAAAAACCCAGGATTCGCGGCGGTAGCGATTCTTACCGTTGGCATCGGCATTGGAACCACCACGAGCGTCTATACGTGGATACAGGCAGTGCTGGTCAACACGCTTCCCGGAACTGGCGATCCGAATCGTGTGGTCGCGCTCGAGAGCCTGACTCCTTCCGGCGAGTGGGTACCCACCTCCTACCTGGACTTTCGCGACATTCGCGACAACGTAAAGTCCACGGAATCTATGAGCGTTACCGCTCCCATGGCCCTTGCCGTCGGCGACGACAAGAACGTAGAGCGCAACTGGGGTGAGGCCGTTTCGGGAAACTACTTCGACCTCTTGCGAGTGAAGCCGCTTATCGGCCGCTTCTTTTCGCGTGAGGAGCGCGCTGACGAGCAAAACGCTCATCCCATCGTGGTGATCAGCTATCAGCTTTGGAAAAACCAGTATCGCTCTGACCCTGCTGTCCTTGGCAGCACGCTGCGAATCAACCGCAACCAGTACCAGATCATCGGCGTGGCTCCCAGAGATTTCGTGGGCTCGATGCCGGGACTGGCCTTCGACATGTGGGTTCCGGCGAGCATGCTGCGACAACTCACCCCGGGCGGAGAGTGGATGCTGCGCGACCGAAAAGATCGAATGTTTCGCGTACTTGCGCGCCTCTCTCCTGGCGTTTCTTTGGCCCAAGCACGCGACGAGGTCCAGAACTTCGCCCGCTATATGGATCATGTCAACGCCGACACGAGCGACGGGATGAGCGCCACGCTGTTGCCGCTGTGGAAGTCCCATTATGGGATTTCAGATTCCTTGATCGCTCCGCTTGGCATTCTTATCGCCGCCTGCGGAGTCGTGCTGCTGATCGCATGCGCCAATGTGGCAAACCTGCTGCTGGTGCGCGCGGCCAGCCGGCAAAAGGAACTCAGCATTCGTCTGGCCCTGGGAGCACGGCGCTCGCGCCTCGCGCGCCAGCTTCTCACCGAAAGTCTGCTGGTTGCGAGCGGCGGGGCCATCGCCGGTTTGTTGCTGGCGGGCTGGCTCGGCGACGGGCTGCGCTGGCTGGTGCCTTCGGCGTCGGCGCCCAATCTGGTGCGGCCGCCAATGAATGCCGGCGTGCTGCTATTTGCTGTGGCGCTCACGCTTTTGGTTTCTGTGATTGCCGGCCTCGCTCCGGCGATTCAGTCGGCATGGAGCGAATCGAACGACATGCTGAAAGAAGCTGGACGAACGGCCATGGCCAGCGTTCGCTCTCAACGCGTTCGTGGCTTCTTTGTCACGGCTGAAGTGGCGCTCGCGGTGGTCGCGCTGATTGGCGCCGGGTTCTTCGTTCGCAGCTTCCAGCTCGCGCGAGCGATCCAGCCTGGCTTCGATCCGAGCCACGTAGCAATTTCCGAAATGAGCTTATCGGCTGCGGGTTACGACGCCGCGCAAGCCGACGCCTTCTGCCGCCGTCTGCGCGAGGCATTGGAGAAGCAGCCGGGAGCGCAAGCCGTCAGTTACGGAGACTACATCCCCCTCAGCGTCTCCGCAGGTTCCTGGGAAGACCTGAAGATTAAGGGATACGTTCCTGCTTCGGGCGAGAACATGAAGATCTATCGCAATCTGATCGCTCCGGGCTACTTCGATGCGATGAAAATTCCGTTAATCGAGGGCCGCGACTTCAATTGGCAAGATGGACCTACGGGGAAGCTCGCGCCGGACGTCGGTGGAGCGTTGATGGATACGGGCAACGTGATGATCGTCTCGCAGGAGTTTGTCCGTCGGTTCCTTCCTAATCGCAATCCTCTGGGACAGCAGGTTCAGGGTTGGGGCAGGTGGTTCACAATCGTGGGCATCGTCGAAGATAGCAAAATCTATCGGCTCACGGAAAACCCTCCTCCGTATTTCTACGTCCCAATCCAACAGGTTTACCGTCCTGAAATGGGCCTGAAGTTCTTTGTGCGATCGCAGGCTCCGCTGAATGACGCTGTTGCAGCCCTGCGGCGGGAAGCTCGTGCAATCGATCCGGCCGTGCCGGTCTTCAATGCCATGCCGCTGGAAGAGTACATTGCCGGGTCGCTGTTCCCGCAGAGGATTGCCGCTAGTCTCCTGGGCACGCTCAGCTCCATCGCGCTGCTTCTCGCTGCGGTCGGCCTCTACAGCGTCATGGCATACTCAGTCGCCCGTCGCACAAACGAGATTGGCATCCGCATGGCGTTGGGAGCGAAGCATCCCGATGTACTGCGACTGATCGTCGGCGAAAGCCTGGGTCTGGCCGTTCCCGGCCTGGTGATTGGCTCAGTGCTCGCGTTGGCGCTGGCGCGACTGGCATCGACATCGCTCGTGCGTGTGAGCCCAAGCAGCCCTTCCATCTACGGCGCAGCCGCGCTGTTTACGATAATCGTCACCCTGTGTGCGGCGGCTGCTCCCGCCATGCGCGCCGCCCAGGTCGATCCCATGACAGCGCTAAGACGCGAGTAA
- a CDS encoding HEAT repeat domain-containing protein, with translation MAAMAQVSGEFYLEKTTFAPGEPVFLYFKLSNNGPDAVEVVDPDPEQPFCSGVSMKVSKDPADPSTCPIWADHGCSIDGQLLLSPLLPGKSRIDRYLLNFHHDIRTAGAYWVEATHFDIPGRAVGEVHAKLYFHVDGDVPAFAPSNVHLWVDQLQSTDQEKRLEAARTLASLAPPSLEAILLSFADNPEFLRYAPLAFHRLHSPRSMKAMADLMKASGPGTFEHMEAARYLAESNDLEWYPLLLDAAQKNPGISAYPAYAAELGGAQMIPVLVDLAKSPDSRLQAVMAMGSTGSPAAIPILLELLKSPDEAISDRASYSLRLLTHRTAVRDPRNRDRRAEYVKWSRWWRGEGTTAPIFKDTECGEPVPLP, from the coding sequence ATGGCTGCCATGGCTCAAGTCAGCGGAGAGTTCTATCTGGAGAAGACAACGTTTGCACCGGGAGAGCCTGTCTTCCTTTATTTCAAACTTTCAAACAACGGACCAGATGCAGTCGAGGTCGTCGACCCCGACCCTGAACAACCTTTCTGCTCTGGTGTCTCGATGAAAGTTTCGAAAGACCCCGCTGATCCGTCCACATGCCCGATCTGGGCAGATCACGGGTGCTCAATCGATGGGCAACTGCTTCTGTCTCCCCTACTGCCTGGCAAGTCGAGAATCGATCGCTATCTGTTGAACTTTCACCATGACATAAGAACCGCGGGCGCTTATTGGGTAGAGGCGACGCATTTTGACATTCCGGGTCGGGCGGTGGGAGAAGTGCATGCAAAGCTGTATTTTCACGTGGACGGAGATGTTCCGGCTTTTGCGCCTAGCAATGTTCATTTATGGGTTGACCAACTCCAATCGACCGATCAAGAGAAGCGGCTGGAAGCGGCGCGGACTCTGGCAAGCCTTGCGCCGCCATCCCTAGAAGCAATTTTGCTTTCTTTTGCGGACAATCCTGAGTTTCTAAGATATGCGCCGCTCGCGTTTCACCGGTTGCATAGTCCGCGAAGCATGAAGGCGATGGCCGACTTGATGAAAGCAAGTGGTCCAGGAACTTTCGAGCACATGGAGGCTGCTCGGTATCTGGCCGAAAGCAATGATCTGGAATGGTACCCGCTGCTGCTCGACGCTGCCCAGAAGAATCCGGGAATCAGTGCGTATCCGGCCTACGCAGCTGAGCTTGGAGGCGCTCAGATGATTCCAGTACTGGTTGATCTTGCAAAAAGCCCGGACTCTCGCCTGCAAGCGGTGATGGCGATGGGCTCAACGGGATCGCCCGCAGCAATTCCGATCCTGCTCGAATTATTGAAAAGCCCAGATGAAGCTATCAGTGATCGTGCCAGCTACAGCTTGCGCCTACTGACTCACCGCACCGCAGTCCGGGATCCACGGAATCGTGATCGGCGAGCAGAATACGTCAAGTGGTCGCGGTGGTGGAGGGGTGAGGGCACAACTGCTCCCATCTTCAAGGACACAGAATGTGGAGAGCCGGTTCCGCTGCCGTAG
- a CDS encoding DUF932 domain-containing protein: MLAKVPGEIHVTGDDCCAKYLLLSNSHDGRGSVCVKFTPIRVVCQNTLVLALESGEKAYKVRHSRSMQRRLSDVQELIGLIWKTFQIAEELFQRLAQVRMDASRLDTYLEAVYPRTEKQRKEKSRPERWNRVIELFEVGDAPRLHPNHTLWGAGQCYPLQIVHRSHSSELVPCRPQFIGGCERMKLEVCTLAKPFLVEVLLKSYVLVRNCNVANLLSLSIDVVLVYSGAVASDSQFIRAVPVDR, translated from the coding sequence GTGTTGGCCAAAGTTCCCGGCGAGATCCATGTGACTGGGGATGACTGTTGTGCCAAGTATCTTCTTCTCTCAAACTCGCATGACGGTCGCGGATCAGTGTGTGTGAAGTTCACGCCGATTCGTGTGGTCTGCCAGAACACGCTGGTTCTTGCGCTCGAGTCGGGCGAGAAAGCCTACAAGGTTCGTCATTCCCGAAGCATGCAAAGGCGGCTAAGCGATGTTCAAGAGTTGATCGGCTTGATCTGGAAGACGTTCCAAATCGCAGAGGAACTTTTCCAGCGCCTGGCTCAGGTTCGAATGGACGCCAGTCGGCTCGACACCTACTTGGAAGCTGTATACCCGAGAACTGAGAAACAACGAAAAGAAAAGTCACGTCCCGAGCGGTGGAACCGGGTGATCGAGCTGTTTGAGGTTGGAGACGCTCCGCGGCTTCATCCCAACCACACACTGTGGGGTGCAGGCCAATGCTACCCATTGCAAATAGTTCATCGCAGCCATAGTTCCGAGTTAGTTCCATGTCGGCCGCAGTTCATCGGCGGTTGTGAGCGCATGAAGCTTGAGGTTTGCACCTTGGCCAAACCATTCCTCGTTGAGGTACTACTTAAGAGCTATGTTCTCGTACGAAATTGCAATGTCGCCAATTTGTTGTCTCTGAGCATTGATGTGGTCCTTGTCTACAGTGGAGCCGTTGCATCTGATAGTCAATTTATTCGGGCCGTCCCAGTGGACCGTTAG